The following are encoded together in the Bacteroidota bacterium genome:
- a CDS encoding MOSC N-terminal beta barrel domain-containing protein — protein MITVSSLHIYPVKSTTGLSLTRSAVGARGLDHDRRYAIVDPDGQIITAREAPHLLGLKAAIEEGSVVLIDTKTREAIRLGQGIGEAQRVGVFDRETTGKGSTEDVDAWLSAYLGRPCRLVFMDDTIRRPVLERHGGEPNDEVSYADQCPILLISEASLADLNSRLDAPVSMQHFRPNIVVKGCDAFAEDTWQHVEINGIPFRVSQRCERCVFTTIDPETYVPHKRQEPLRTLATYRRLPKGGVGFGVHLVPLGAGEIVVGEGVSFE, from the coding sequence ATGATAACCGTCTCATCGTTGCACATTTATCCCGTCAAATCTACTACTGGCCTATCGTTGACGCGTAGCGCTGTAGGTGCAAGAGGGTTGGACCACGATCGTCGTTATGCTATTGTGGATCCTGATGGGCAGATAATCACGGCCCGAGAAGCGCCGCATTTACTCGGACTCAAGGCTGCAATTGAGGAGGGGAGTGTCGTGTTAATTGATACCAAAACCCGGGAGGCCATACGTTTGGGGCAGGGCATTGGAGAGGCACAGCGTGTTGGGGTATTTGATAGAGAAACAACCGGGAAAGGGAGCACAGAAGATGTAGATGCCTGGCTTTCAGCGTATCTGGGAAGGCCTTGTCGGTTGGTTTTTATGGATGACACGATTCGTCGGCCCGTGCTGGAGCGGCATGGGGGAGAACCCAATGACGAAGTAAGTTACGCTGATCAATGCCCTATTTTGCTCATTTCCGAAGCTTCACTTGCAGATTTGAATAGCCGGCTTGACGCTCCGGTGTCCATGCAACACTTTCGTCCGAATATTGTCGTCAAAGGATGTGATGCGTTTGCTGAAGATACATGGCAACACGTAGAAATAAATGGCATTCCCTTTCGCGTAAGTCAGCGCTGCGAACGCTGTGTATTTACAACCATTGATCCCGAAACGTATGTGCCGCACAAACGGCAGGAGCCACTGCGTACCCTTGCAACGTACCGCCGGCTTCCCAAAGGGGGCGTTGGGTTTGGTGTTCACCTGGTGCCGCTTGGGGCTGGGGAAATTGTTGTTGGGGAGGGGGTGAGTTTTGAGTGA
- a CDS encoding GNAT family N-acetyltransferase — MLYTTRLAFPEDEAAIIEVEVAASALFLTAGFPPLTGPLDHLSPATVQQGVRESRLWVAENGANKVIGFALAGTVDDNAHLFEIDVHPDHGRQGIGRRLIHQVEAWARAQQHAMLTLTTFCTVPWNGPFYRRLGFHDLTTTQMGMDLSAMLRTEIAENTVDWMRCAMGKRL, encoded by the coding sequence ATGCTATATACGACCAGATTGGCATTTCCTGAGGATGAAGCGGCAATTATTGAGGTGGAAGTTGCTGCGAGTGCTTTATTTCTTACGGCTGGCTTTCCACCGCTGACCGGTCCGCTGGACCATTTATCGCCAGCAACGGTCCAACAGGGCGTCCGTGAATCACGGCTTTGGGTAGCTGAAAATGGGGCAAACAAGGTGATTGGATTTGCATTGGCTGGCACAGTGGACGACAATGCGCACCTGTTCGAAATTGACGTACATCCAGATCATGGCCGGCAAGGAATAGGCCGGCGCCTGATTCACCAGGTTGAAGCATGGGCGAGGGCGCAACAGCATGCCATGTTAACCTTGACAACCTTTTGTACTGTGCCGTGGAATGGTCCGTTTTACCGCCGGCTCGGGTTTCACGATCTAACGACTACGCAGATGGGTATGGACCTTTCTGCCATGCTGAGAACAGAAATTGCCGAAAACACCGTAGACTGGATGCGGTGTGCCATGGGTAAACGATTGTAA
- a CDS encoding nucleoside triphosphate pyrophosphohydrolase family protein, translating to MQPNTYQQLASRTLTAKPEKPLDDNESMLVWNALGLLGEAGEVGEHIKKAVFHRHELDPQKLKKELGDVLWYLAALCTNLGLKLEDVMEANIEKLAERYPDGFSSEASLNRSASS from the coding sequence ATGCAGCCCAACACCTACCAGCAACTCGCTTCGCGTACCCTCACAGCAAAACCAGAAAAACCATTGGATGACAACGAGTCTATGCTGGTCTGGAATGCACTTGGTCTACTCGGTGAAGCAGGTGAAGTGGGTGAACATATCAAAAAAGCCGTATTTCACCGCCATGAACTCGACCCGCAAAAGCTTAAAAAAGAGCTTGGCGATGTGTTGTGGTACCTGGCTGCGCTATGTACCAACCTCGGCCTCAAACTGGAAGATGTGATGGAAGCCAACATTGAAAAACTGGCAGAACGTTATCCCGATGGATTCTCCTCTGAAGCCAGCCTGAACCGTTCTGCTTCGTCATAA